In Dermacentor variabilis isolate Ectoservices chromosome 1, ASM5094787v1, whole genome shotgun sequence, the genomic stretch GGTGTAGTTGTGAGCAAACCTGAATATGTCAATCGATTGCTGAGTATGCACTTGGGTATTGGGATGCATTTGTAGCTTTTGGTTCACGGTTGTCCTAACAGCTCAAGAAACAACAAGCACAACAATGTCCACATTCAAGCACAGGTTTCTATAACGTGCATATGTAGCCGAATGTGTGAGTAAGCGTCTGTGATTCTGCTTCCGCAGGTTCAGTGAGCTTACATTTAACTCCATTGGGCTTGAGCAACAGCCTGCAATGACCTCGTCAGTGTGCTTATCATTAAAATTGTACATGCCCACACTGGTTTCTTCTAGAAATGTGAAACATTTTTACAGAATATTTGTATCTACGAGCTAGCTTGATTAAAGTGTCCAGATCTCAACACACTAATGATTGAAAGTGATAGCAATAACTTGTGGCATAAATTGAACTCGGAATCATTGGAGCTTTGGCAGCAGAAAAGTAAATTTTAAAAACAACTGTTGAACCTGGATATATGGAACCcacatataacgaattattgtgTACATCCAACAGCTGTAAAATCCCCTTGAAAATTTCTGATTAAAATCTTTTTTTCTCGAATTACCTATATATTGAACTTTTTGTGATCTCCTTCAGATTTGATATAGCTGGGTTTGCCTGTATGCAGTTGATAGGGTTAAAGAATGCCTCCAAATTGTGACATGATTCTGCAAACTTATAATTCAATGTGaagacataatttttttttttacattcagttGTGTCCCAGCTGTAAAGAAAATTGATGGCACAAGAGAATATAAATGGTACATGACACTCCTCAAGGGCACTGGAAGGGGAAAAGGTGAAGCAAATATGAAACATGAGAGCTGAAATTCTAAGTACACAATAATGGGCTTGTGGCTGTGTGCAGTAGGCAATTTGATGACACTTGGTAAATGCAACACCACTTTTCAGCCAGACCTACTTGTAGTTGCACacatgaaaataaaatattgctaaATCTCCCAGTGTTATCATAGAAGTAAAGTTTCATAAAAGAACAGCACAATTGGCAGTGACTTTTATCTGACATCACATGGGATAACAACTTCTTTGGTTGGAATGTTTCACCGCTGTGAGCCAATATGTTTTATCCTCTTGCAACTTTCTGCGTCCAATTAAAGTTATTTCTTATTTAAGGGATTAAAGCATACTTGTTTCCATTATTTTGAAATACAATCTCTCCATCGGCAGTACACTTGGGTAGCTGCATACACACAAGGATGTGTCCACCTGCATTGACAAAAAATAGTGGCATACTAGCATCAAGGGCACAGCCACCATCACTCAGGTTTTTGCTCTCATCTCCATTAAAGTGCAGCAATCATTCACTGACCTAAAATCTAGGCTGGCATTTTCAAAGTAGTTCAAATGCTAGAGCAGCTTGTAAGACTGGTTGTTGGGTAGGGATGAGAGTGGACAAAATATTTTCCAAGACGGTCACCTGGTGACACATTTCTTGCAAGTAAATAGCAATATTGCTTCATTCATTTCCTCATTACAGAGAAAAGGCAAGGTGCAAGATAAGTCTTCAAATCGTACTATTTTGCGTGgataaaatgtaaatgtaaagAGAATAAAATGTaaatttaaaaattaaaatatgggtGACATATTGAACTCCATTATGAGCACTTTGACCACATTCACAGATGTGCATGTTGTCCGAAGTTGTCCCAAATTTGATTAATAAGGTTGTAGTTACTTGAAATGTCGTAATATTGATCTTGAAATGTGCCAACTAAATGAGAAAATACCTTGTAGGTGGCATCTCACGCTAATTAAACTGCTATACCTTAATGCCGCAGTGTTGTCTATACCATTCATCTCTAGCTGAAGCAAATGCATCAAGCCAGGTGGGGAAATGTTAAAAGTGCATTATCTGCTTGAGGCTGTCAAGTTACTCATTGTTTCTATGAACGTTATGCAAGTCTAGAAATACTTGCTTGTAGAAGGGTGGATCACTTGGCATGTTGTTACGCttgcataataaaaaaaaggcaGTGTGATAGCTGGAACATGAAGGGGAGAACGACAACCGTACAAGAGATTTCTACTCCTCTCTGTGTTTTGTCTTTTGTGCTGCCCTTCTTTAACAGTAAAATATGCGAAAAATAAGCGGCTGCATTATTTTTCACTAAAGTTCCAGCATTATCCTAAATGACAAACAAGGAGAGGAGAGCGCAACACTGTTGAAACTTGAGAAAGACTGGTGAAATCATAGGTGCAGGCACCGGCATGCAGTGCATGTGCCTCAACTACAGAAGGGGTGTTTCAGCATCCATTATTGGTCTGACAAATGAGTGGATGACAGTGTCAGAAACGAGCAAAAGCATGCATGGTGGTGGTCATCTGTAACCGACTATGGTAGTGCAGCAGTGTGATGAaactgggctggttggtgcattcGAAGGGAATTGAATAGCGTTTCAGACAGGACAAAGACCACAGACAGTGCTGAACAATggaaattattttttcttttcacgtGTGAGCATAAGTTAATGAGACAGTGCTAAGGTGTATGTATCATGTTGGTGTTTTGACCATATTTTATTTGAGTTACTCAAGTAGGAAATGACTGTTTGAAAGTTTGCTTTTGGCTTGGTGTCATCATTAATGCTGGCTCTGTCATTGTAATAAGGGCTGCTTTCTGCACGCACATGCTATAGTGTGTGTACGCTATAGCTTTTGTAGTCTAGTGATTTTCTTAGCAATGTCCACTAAAGCGATGTCTTTCTTTCATGCCCAGGTAGCAGTGCCAGTGATCTCCTTGCAGTGATGATTCTACCAAAGAAGCAACGATTCCGGCTGAACACAGTTGTAAGCTGAACGACATATTCAGTCTAAGAGCAGAGGATGAAGGAAGTCTCAAGGCACAGTGATGGAACTGTACCAGGGTTCCGAATGGTTCACTTTGAATCTCCACCACATGCCAATGCACTTCTTAATGGCCTCAACCTTCTGCGAGCCCGTGGACAGCTTCTTGATGTAACTCTAATCGCTGGTGGACGAGAGTTCAAGGCACACCGTGCTGTTCTTGCTGCCTGCAGTGACTATTTTCGTGCTATGTTCACAGATGCTATGCTCGAGAGCCGTCAGCCTGAGATCTGTCTTAATGGAGTCAGTGCCCAGGGTCTGCGATGCCTACTGGAGTATGCATATACATCAAGGCTGGTGCTAAGTTTAGCGAACATTCAAGACGTGCTGGCTACAGCAAATCATATTGGACTGACTCCTGTCGTTGAAGCCTGCTCTTCATATCTGCAAGATCAGCTTGACCTTGAAAACTGCATTGATGTTGCTACACTTGCAGAAACATACTCATTGCGAAGACTTCGGAAGCGAGTGTATCGTTTTATTTGTGCAAACTTGCACCAATTTGCAAAAACACCAGAATTTCAGCGGCTCTCAACAACACAAATGGAGCATCTGCTTGCCTGCGATTTCCCTGTGAATTGTCCGGAGGGCGATGTACTTTCGTTTGTCCTCAACTGGGTTGCCTGTGATGTAGGGGATCGGCTCTCACAGGCGCGCAAGTTGGTTTCTTACGTTTGTTTTTCGGAAATTCCGGCGTCCAGACTTGCTGAATTATGGGATTCTCCAGTCCTGCAGTGCCTTTTCTCTCGTAGGATTCCTCCCCACCTGTCTGGCATTGGCGGCCAACCACCCCCTAGCCTCGTGAATACTCGAGGCATGGAGCTTGTATTGCTCAAGGTAGGAGGGTTTGGCTTGTCGGGAGTGACTAATGAAATCACATACTACTTGCCTAGTGCAGGCCGTTGGAAATATCTCACTTCTATTCCTCATGTAGAGCAGTGCAATTTTGGCACAGCTGTTCTTGGGAATGAGCTTTATGTGGTAGGCGGCTGCTTCAACCAGAGTCTGCACCAGGAAAATGTACACCCGTTTGGCTTCCGTTACAATGCACTCACCGGCGAGTGGTCGACCATGGCACCCATGCGCTGGGAGCGTTGTCGATTTGCACTTTGCGTGGCACGAGATGATCTCTATGCGGTGGGGGGTGCTGGTGAGGTGCTTGGTGATGTCGACACTGCTGAAGATGGAGAGGCTCATTGTGAGCGTTATGACCCGCACACTGATGTGTGGATGCCTGTGGCCCCACTTCCAGGCGCCCGAACTCAGCATGCTGGAGCAGCCTGGGGCCCATACTTGTTCGTTTCTGGTGGCCTCAATGCAGATTCAGTGCTCAACTCCCTTCTTCGCTATGATACACGCACCGATAGCTGGGAGACGATGGTTCCTATGTCTATACCCCGAGCTGATCACTCCATGGTGGTTTACGGGGACCGCCTTGTGGTCTGTGGTGGATGGTATGAAGATGCTGCAACTGGCACGCGCGTCCTCGCCGAGTCAGTTGAAGCATATGACATAGCTGCTAATGCATGGACTCCTGTGACAACAGTGCCAACTCCACGATACCATGCTGGTGTTGCAGTGCTTGGCTCATGGCTCTACACAGTTGGTGGTTTCCACAGTGACACTACATTTGATCGAGCAAGTGGAGTTGTTGAAAGGTTTGACTTGGATGGCAGTCTCGGTTGGGAGGAAGCGCAACCTTACCCGCAGGACATATGGGAGCATGTGTGCTGCACCCTGTTTGTCCCCCGCTGTAGAGATGACCTTGATGTCATCTCGGACAAGACCTTAATGTGAGTTTTGGCAGCGCTGGGCATATTGCCCAGTTTGTGCCACCGAGAAGGAAGCCATTGTGTGATGATTACTGCCCATATTGTGTAATTTTGCATgcatttagttttctttttctcccctcaAGTAGCATGCATAATGTCGGCCTGCTACAGAATTTTCATGGAATTTTCAAAGACAGTTGTGAGAGACAAGGTTGTAACTTGAAGTGTAGCAGATGCTTATGCATGCCATGTAGCAAGTTTTCACATTTTTATATCAGTGAAATGCtgcatttgctttttgtgtgagCTGCCGTGCCTTTTGTGCTGAGTCACTATCGTAGCATGTATCCTACTACTGTTGCAGTTTGCTGAGTACCACCATTTTAAAAGTTCAGCCATTAGAGAAGCATTCTTGCTGGTGCATCTGTTGACTTTAGCTGAATGCACATGCTTAGATTAAAAGGTGCACTTGTTCACTCTAGATTTGGAAACATGAAAAGGTACCTGTTAAAGGGAATACTTAGCTGCATTTGAATGCGTTTATGGTAGCTGCACTTATGATGAGCAACAGGTATGTCATTTTGTCTTTGCAGAATATGTAAATTCATGT encodes the following:
- the LOC142587402 gene encoding kelch-like protein 36, with protein sequence MKEVSRHSDGTVPGFRMVHFESPPHANALLNGLNLLRARGQLLDVTLIAGGREFKAHRAVLAACSDYFRAMFTDAMLESRQPEICLNGVSAQGLRCLLEYAYTSRLVLSLANIQDVLATANHIGLTPVVEACSSYLQDQLDLENCIDVATLAETYSLRRLRKRVYRFICANLHQFAKTPEFQRLSTTQMEHLLACDFPVNCPEGDVLSFVLNWVACDVGDRLSQARKLVSYVCFSEIPASRLAELWDSPVLQCLFSRRIPPHLSGIGGQPPPSLVNTRGMELVLLKVGGFGLSGVTNEITYYLPSAGRWKYLTSIPHVEQCNFGTAVLGNELYVVGGCFNQSLHQENVHPFGFRYNALTGEWSTMAPMRWERCRFALCVARDDLYAVGGAGEVLGDVDTAEDGEAHCERYDPHTDVWMPVAPLPGARTQHAGAAWGPYLFVSGGLNADSVLNSLLRYDTRTDSWETMVPMSIPRADHSMVVYGDRLVVCGGWYEDAATGTRVLAESVEAYDIAANAWTPVTTVPTPRYHAGVAVLGSWLYTVGGFHSDTTFDRASGVVERFDLDGSLGWEEAQPYPQDIWEHVCCTLFVPRCRDDLDVISDKTLM